Proteins from a single region of Candidatus Puniceispirillum marinum IMCC1322:
- a CDS encoding Gfo/Idh/MocA family protein yields the protein MKPIGVGVIGTGFMGKAHSIAYSASASVFGTGLRPNLEIVCDLSPDRASQRATDLGFSRYSADWRDVVNDSAVDLISVCTPNDTHAEIAIAALNAGKHVWCEKPMSTNLADSAAMAAAAKASTGKTIVGYNYTKNPAVTHARRLIESGVIGEVAGFFCRYDVDNEADGNRPWSWRMSRDQSGTGANGDVLCHVISVAHFLTGSTISKVVGDYAIVHKERTDPANANATKTVDNDDMVSALVHFENGVHGHIGASRVTWGRKCGLRWEVQGTKGTIIFDQERLNELQLFTKQDDPATDGFRTILTGPEHAPYAAFLPNGGHSLGYMDVKICELHDLLTSIETGEKIWPDFDSALVIEQAMDAVDRSVISGAWEKV from the coding sequence ATGAAACCTATTGGTGTTGGCGTAATTGGTACGGGTTTTATGGGCAAGGCGCATTCGATCGCCTATAGCGCATCAGCTTCGGTTTTTGGCACCGGCCTTCGCCCTAATCTTGAAATTGTCTGTGATCTGAGCCCCGATCGTGCCAGCCAACGGGCAACTGATCTGGGATTCTCACGCTATAGTGCTGACTGGCGTGATGTTGTCAATGATAGCGCGGTTGACCTAATCTCTGTCTGCACACCGAATGACACCCATGCCGAGATTGCAATCGCCGCGCTTAATGCAGGCAAACATGTCTGGTGTGAAAAACCAATGTCAACGAACCTTGCCGATAGCGCAGCAATGGCCGCCGCCGCTAAAGCCAGCACGGGCAAAACAATCGTTGGGTATAATTATACCAAAAATCCTGCCGTAACGCATGCTCGTCGCCTTATCGAAAGCGGTGTCATTGGCGAGGTTGCAGGATTTTTCTGCCGCTATGATGTCGATAATGAAGCTGATGGCAACCGCCCATGGTCATGGCGCATGTCACGCGATCAATCCGGCACTGGTGCCAATGGCGATGTTTTATGCCATGTGATCAGCGTGGCACATTTCTTGACCGGATCAACAATTTCCAAAGTTGTTGGTGATTATGCCATTGTGCATAAAGAACGTACCGATCCGGCTAACGCCAATGCTACCAAAACTGTTGATAATGACGATATGGTTTCGGCTTTAGTCCATTTTGAAAATGGGGTTCATGGCCATATTGGCGCCAGCCGTGTGACATGGGGACGTAAATGTGGTCTGCGCTGGGAAGTACAAGGTACCAAAGGTACTATCATCTTTGATCAGGAGCGCCTCAACGAACTCCAGTTATTCACCAAGCAGGACGATCCGGCAACTGACGGGTTTCGCACCATTTTAACAGGCCCTGAACATGCTCCCTATGCGGCATTTCTGCCAAATGGTGGGCATAGCCTCGGTTACATGGATGTCAAGATATGTGAATTGCATGACCTGCTAACATCCATCGAAACAGGCGAAAAAATATGGCCTGATTTCGATTCGGCATTGGTGATCGAACAGGCCATGGATGCTGTTGATCGCTCGGTCATTTCAGGTGCATGGGAAAAGGTTTGA
- a CDS encoding sugar ABC transporter substrate-binding protein codes for MKKIVMAVSAMMMMAGAAQAERYVMVTHGEGKDPFWPVVQKGGEDAARHVGADFEYIFNPSGDMGDMAKSITAAAATQPDGIVVSLPDPDALGQAIKDAVAAGIPVVTMNSGLESSKEVGALMHVGQPEYLAGQSAGNRAKAEGATKGLCFIQEAYNTALNDRCNGYGEAVPIKLVDSSNDPATIPTRAAAGLQANPDIDAVLSVGPHVCVGVQQAIDELGMSVHHSCFDLSPPVMDMINAGKVQYTIDQQQRLQGYMPIIVMHLYNNGAGLLPGANIPSGPGFVDKSNASSVAALAGVDR; via the coding sequence ATGAAAAAAATTGTAATGGCTGTTTCAGCCATGATGATGATGGCTGGCGCTGCTCAGGCGGAACGCTATGTAATGGTCACACATGGAGAGGGTAAAGATCCTTTCTGGCCTGTTGTCCAAAAAGGTGGTGAAGATGCTGCACGTCACGTAGGTGCAGACTTTGAATATATCTTCAACCCATCAGGCGACATGGGTGATATGGCAAAATCAATCACCGCTGCTGCGGCTACACAACCAGATGGTATTGTTGTGTCATTGCCAGATCCAGATGCACTTGGTCAGGCCATCAAAGACGCTGTTGCAGCTGGTATTCCTGTTGTAACAATGAACTCTGGTCTTGAGTCATCAAAAGAAGTTGGCGCGCTTATGCATGTTGGTCAGCCTGAGTATCTTGCTGGTCAGTCAGCTGGTAATCGTGCAAAAGCCGAAGGTGCAACCAAAGGCCTTTGCTTCATTCAGGAAGCTTACAACACAGCACTGAACGATCGTTGTAACGGTTACGGTGAAGCTGTGCCTATCAAGCTTGTAGATAGTTCGAATGACCCAGCAACCATTCCAACACGTGCGGCAGCTGGTCTTCAGGCAAACCCTGATATCGACGCTGTTCTATCTGTTGGCCCACATGTTTGTGTAGGTGTTCAGCAGGCCATTGACGAGCTTGGTATGTCTGTTCACCATTCATGCTTCGACCTTAGCCCACCAGTTATGGATATGATCAATGCTGGTAAGGTTCAGTACACAATTGACCAGCAGCAGCGTTTGCAGGGTTACATGCCTATCATTGTAATGCATCTGTACAACAATGGTGCAGGACTGCTTCCTGGTGCTAACATCCCGTCAGGCCCAGGCTTTGTGGATAAGTCAAACGCATCATCTGTAGCTGCTCTTGCAGGTGTAGATAGATAA
- a CDS encoding ABC transporter permease: MNASVSQRQESDRHEQKKWLKTLFSRPEIGPVGVMLLLFGMLGYFSIPSGEFSLNPFAGEGFNALGIRNNLRVISQLAIIALGAGLLIVAGEFDLSIGSMIGFAGACMAMVLRWGFSIIIPYISFEGGVHIEFYTLIHIPDVSPLGALLITLCFTLFFGWLQGYIVVKSGLPSFIVTLGGLFFLRGLTEVSLRSFNHRPDQIKGATTVTEIPDIKNIINLPGHGEMERSVAKALPEADLTQLLSTLPADKIASITERLEYTYQRVADAKTELMISRGVKPLERALENAIESGNEFMAKTIQDKIANFKVDPVVPKSVTDVDVARVYIDSISSARPIADFFGGDILQPLFDWLYFPIDWNVNNFGNQFAQGLYSCVMICLIMSLMCYFVLSKTQAGNWIYSTGGNITAAKANGVPTNKVKISLFIFSAFCATIFAACQVFEVNTADAAKGNLKELEAIAAAVIGGIVMTGGFGTVVGIIVGAFIFGIAKEAFFYIPGIDGSFYRVFLGLVIIASALLNENIRKRIMGTI, encoded by the coding sequence ATGAACGCGTCCGTATCTCAACGGCAAGAATCCGATCGTCACGAACAAAAGAAGTGGCTGAAAACTCTTTTTTCCAGACCTGAAATTGGCCCTGTTGGGGTTATGTTATTGCTTTTTGGAATGCTGGGATATTTTTCCATCCCATCAGGTGAATTTTCTTTAAATCCTTTTGCCGGCGAAGGTTTTAACGCACTTGGCATACGAAATAATTTACGTGTTATCTCGCAACTAGCAATTATTGCGCTAGGTGCTGGTTTGTTGATTGTTGCTGGTGAATTCGATTTGTCGATTGGTTCGATGATTGGTTTTGCTGGTGCCTGTATGGCGATGGTTTTGCGCTGGGGTTTCTCGATTATAATTCCCTATATTTCCTTTGAGGGTGGGGTTCATATCGAGTTCTACACGCTTATACACATACCTGATGTGTCGCCATTGGGTGCGCTATTGATAACGCTTTGCTTCACACTATTTTTTGGCTGGTTACAGGGATATATAGTTGTCAAATCTGGCCTGCCGTCATTCATTGTAACGCTGGGTGGCCTGTTCTTCCTGCGAGGGCTGACCGAGGTTTCCTTAAGGTCATTCAACCATAGGCCTGATCAGATTAAAGGTGCCACGACCGTTACTGAGATTCCGGATATAAAAAATATCATCAATCTACCTGGCCATGGTGAAATGGAACGATCGGTAGCTAAAGCATTGCCTGAGGCTGACCTGACCCAGCTTTTAAGCACGCTACCAGCTGATAAGATTGCAAGCATCACGGAACGTCTTGAATATACCTATCAGCGTGTTGCCGATGCCAAGACAGAATTGATGATTTCCAGAGGTGTTAAGCCATTGGAACGGGCATTAGAAAATGCCATCGAGTCAGGTAACGAATTTATGGCGAAGACAATTCAGGATAAAATTGCCAATTTCAAAGTAGATCCTGTGGTGCCAAAATCGGTCACTGATGTTGATGTGGCGCGGGTTTATATTGACAGTATTAGTTCAGCCAGACCGATTGCTGATTTCTTTGGTGGTGATATTCTGCAGCCACTATTTGACTGGCTCTACTTCCCCATTGACTGGAATGTAAATAATTTTGGTAATCAATTTGCCCAGGGTCTTTATTCCTGTGTGATGATCTGCCTGATCATGTCATTGATGTGCTATTTTGTGCTTAGCAAGACACAGGCTGGCAACTGGATTTACTCGACTGGTGGCAATATTACGGCGGCCAAAGCGAATGGTGTTCCGACCAATAAGGTCAAAATATCTTTGTTCATCTTCTCGGCCTTTTGCGCAACAATTTTTGCCGCATGTCAGGTGTTTGAAGTCAATACCGCTGATGCGGCCAAGGGTAACCTGAAAGAACTGGAAGCTATTGCCGCCGCTGTTATTGGTGGTATCGTGATGACAGGTGGTTTTGGAACGGTTGTTGGTATCATTGTTGGTGCCTTTATATTTGGTATAGCCAAAGAAGCCTTTTTCTATATTCCGGGCATTGATGGGTCGTTCTATCGCGTGTTCCTTGGCCTTGTGATTATCGCATCGGCTTTGCTGAATGAAAATATACGAAAACGGATAATGGGGACCATTTAA
- a CDS encoding ATP-binding cassette domain-containing protein: MAKSQTQPLIETKDLVKKFGAFTALNGVSLQVYPGEVHALLGDNGAGKSTLIKLLSGVFAPNSGSIYVEGKQVSFASPRNASDAGIGTVYQDLALNPLASVTRNFFLGREITHFGGPFGLMKMQEMHRIAIDEMAKIGINIADPEQSVGTMSGGQRQTLAIARAIYFGAKVLILDEPTSALGQKQQMEVLKTIRRVQKLGDIAIILITHNEIHARLIADRFTFLSLGEVIGSGTSEDLGGDDIKRLMAGGAEIGDLAKELAI; encoded by the coding sequence ATGGCAAAGTCACAGACACAGCCGCTGATCGAAACCAAAGATCTGGTTAAAAAATTTGGTGCTTTCACGGCGTTGAACGGCGTTTCCCTTCAGGTTTATCCAGGGGAAGTTCATGCCTTGCTTGGCGATAATGGTGCGGGTAAATCCACCTTGATTAAATTACTGTCAGGGGTTTTTGCCCCCAATAGCGGCAGTATTTATGTCGAAGGCAAGCAAGTCAGTTTTGCGTCTCCCCGTAATGCGAGTGATGCTGGCATCGGGACTGTTTATCAAGATTTAGCTCTGAATCCTCTGGCTTCGGTAACGCGTAACTTCTTCCTTGGGCGTGAAATAACGCATTTTGGCGGTCCATTTGGATTGATGAAAATGCAAGAAATGCATCGCATTGCCATAGACGAAATGGCAAAGATTGGTATTAATATTGCTGATCCCGAGCAGTCCGTAGGTACCATGTCAGGTGGCCAAAGGCAGACTCTTGCTATTGCCCGTGCGATTTATTTTGGCGCCAAGGTGCTTATTCTTGATGAGCCAACATCGGCACTTGGTCAGAAGCAGCAAATGGAAGTTCTGAAAACCATCAGACGTGTTCAAAAGCTTGGTGATATTGCTATTATTTTGATTACGCATAACGAAATTCATGCTCGTTTGATCGCTGACCGCTTTACCTTTTTGTCGCTTGGCGAAGTGATCGGAAGTGGAACCTCCGAAGACCTTGGTGGCGATGATATCAAACGTTTGATGGCGGGTGGTGCCGAAATTGGTGATCTGGCAAAGGAGCTTGCCATTTAG
- a CDS encoding MurR/RpiR family transcriptional regulator: MDAVTVPPQTYDGLIELITSSHNHMPKRLRDIAQFALANPEKMALDTLAELAESADSNPSTMVRFAKQLGYNGFSQLQNVFRDRLRGNWVSYESRLTDLNESSSEDIFDSIVMSAARSAMAMRDNLNKADAKVAAGRIAEADVVWLAGSGRTEGVATYLSYLLTRIGIMNRFISLSPSQSLQELSLAGDNDVLCAFSYMPYSDVTIALVDAARRRDLDCISITDTEVSPIIHGISLFLKEEDYAGFRSLTASMNLAQYLAIEAGIQKRSMKG, translated from the coding sequence ATGGATGCGGTTACAGTTCCACCACAAACCTATGACGGTTTGATCGAGCTGATTACATCGAGCCATAATCACATGCCAAAGCGTCTTCGCGACATTGCGCAATTTGCCCTTGCTAACCCTGAAAAAATGGCACTTGATACGCTGGCTGAACTGGCGGAAAGCGCCGACTCGAATCCATCAACAATGGTGCGCTTTGCCAAACAGCTAGGTTATAATGGGTTTTCACAGCTTCAAAATGTGTTTCGTGACCGTTTGCGGGGAAACTGGGTAAGCTATGAGAGCCGGTTAACCGACTTGAATGAGTCATCTTCTGAAGATATTTTCGACTCAATTGTTATGTCTGCCGCGCGTTCTGCTATGGCTATGCGAGATAATCTTAATAAGGCCGATGCCAAGGTAGCGGCCGGACGCATTGCTGAGGCTGATGTTGTGTGGCTGGCTGGGTCAGGACGTACCGAAGGGGTGGCAACCTATTTATCCTACTTATTAACACGCATTGGTATTATGAATCGGTTTATTTCCCTGTCGCCGTCACAATCATTACAGGAATTGAGTCTGGCAGGAGACAATGACGTTCTTTGTGCATTCAGCTATATGCCCTATAGCGATGTCACCATAGCTTTGGTGGATGCCGCACGTCGTCGGGATCTTGATTGCATTAGCATAACTGATACCGAAGTAAGCCCTATCATTCATGGCATCAGCTTGTTTCTGAAAGAAGAGGATTATGCAGGCTTCCGATCACTGACAGCATCCATGAATCTTGCCCAATATCTGGCAATAGAGGCAGGTATTCAAAAAAGATCAATGAAGGGTTGA